In Pan paniscus chromosome 1, NHGRI_mPanPan1-v2.0_pri, whole genome shotgun sequence, the DNA window actaaaaacacaaacaaatagctgggcgtggttgcatacacctgtaatcccagctacttgggaagccgagacatgataattgcttgagccaagatcacgcccctgcactccagcctggatgacagagagagattccgtctcaaaattaaaaaaaaaaaagtgcaaaaattgtAGGAAAATAGTTGctttctatttctattaaaaCTGACTGCTTGAGATTATCAGTAGCAAGACTCCATGACATTTTTATCccaaaatagagataattttaaacAGCTAGTGGATggcagaacaacaacaacaacaaaagttacTTCCCATCTTCAACTTTAGTCATCTTTTCATTACCTCACTGCTTCTAACATTCCACAGGACTTTACTCAGAGCGGATTTAATGTCCTTGTTCTTCAGACAGTAGATAACAGGGTTCAAGGTTGGAGGTGCGACAGAATAGAACACAGACACCAGCAAGTCTAGAATAGAAGGTGCATCAGACCCTGGCTTTAAATAAGCAACAGCACCTGTTACAAGAAACACAGTGACAACAATGAGGTGAGGCACACAGTTGGAAAAGGCTTTGGATTGTCTCTGTCTCGGTGATATCCTTAACACAGCAGAGAAAATGTACACATAGGAAACTACAATGCAAACTAAACATGAAAATGCATAACAGACCCCAATGGCCACACTGACACTAATGATGGCATGTTCTTTAGAACAAGTGAGCTTTAGTAGGGCAGGGACATCGCAGAAGAACTGATGTAGCTCATCAGAGCCATAAAAATTCAGAGGGAATGTTCCAGCTGTGTACAAGAGTCCCAAGGCCCCTCTGTTGAGCCAGGACAGAGCCATCAACTGGACACAGAACCCTCTGCTCATGACAACCTCATAGTGTAGGGGGCGGCAGATGGCAGCATAGCGGTCATAGGACATGGCAGTAAGGATGCCAACCTCTGATCCAGCCAGCAGTACCACCAAGAAGAGCTGCAACACACACCCCAGGAAGATGGAGTCAGTGGAGGCAACGGAGTTGAGGATGGATTTGGGGACTGTGGCAGAAATGAGACACAGGTCTAAGAAGGACAAATGTCGGAGGAAAAAGTACATTGCCATGTGGAGATGATGGTCAAGAATCATGAGGAGAATGATGACTAAATTCATCAGCACAGCCGTGAGGTAGATCAGTGAGAAGAGCAAAGCATGCAGCCTCAGGAGCATCCAATTCTCAGTAAATCTCACAAGCAAGAATTCCATCATCTGTGTCTGATTGGTCATAGTTTAAAATTATAAGCGCCCTATTGAGTAAAGGAAAATAAGTGTCATACTAATATTAAAAAGTatcatttgtttcttcatttgttgaatgaaggtaTGTGCAGCATCAAGGGCTagacaaaaagtttaaaaatatcaagCAATTTATATTTCTCATCGACTCAGGTGTAAAACAACTGTGGGTATATCAGTCTAACACTTAGTAGTCCTGGACTAAGATTTATTATGAAAGAAGCAAAGAACTTCACTTCTCTCCCTCATTACTTGAAATGACTTTtgagtgattttatttcctttgggaaTTACAGGGTTGGCTATGCAATTATATATAAAACTGCAATAGGGCATACATTTTCATGTATAAATATCCTGGTTAATGTAGTTTTGTGTGTATTAAATGTTATGAATGAAATTTCTGCTTGCTACTTACTgcaatatttaaaatagtcattATCCTCAGATGATACTCTAATTTACTATCCCCTTCTCACTGAAGGATGTTAAGATTATTCTCCCATTTTTGCATTAAAGTTTACTCCTTTGGTGAAAATGTGATTAtagtatcattttttttctttctttagtccATATACATAGCAtagcacaaaaattaaaaagtactcGTTATTTTCACAAATCAGTTTTCAAATATATAGTGTCATTTttcatgaaaagaacaaaaacctGAGACTTAGCCAGATGATTAACATAATATTCTAGGAAGGATTTAATTAACCACACGAAGCGACAGACAGGGATATCTACTGCATCTAACCAGAGATGCAGTGTGTCCTCTTATGTGATAGACATTCAGAGATTGTCATCTGAGATCCCTCACACACCCCAACGTGAGGGAGAGTTTTGGCCATGTTTTTCCCTCAGATTATCTTGTCTTTAGAACCTCTCTTGATTTTACTTTAGTATCACTTCAATGGCAATTTTTTCACTTTCCCCTTTGGTTTCCAGGCCATCTCTAAAACACACAGAACAGAAAACAGGATGGATGGTTTGCTAGTTTGGAAGTAGCTCTTAGGGTATGTAGACACTGCTCTAGGTTTTATTCTCCCCAGCAGGTCAAACAGAGGAGGCTTTAAGTTTGGGGCAGCCATGAACTTGCTCATGTTGAGCTATAAGTCAGGCTCTCCATTATTGCTCCAAAGCTACTGCCAGTGCTTTTTCCAACAAGAACACCCAAAGTTTGCAACATAGCATGAGATTTCCATTTGCTCTTGAGtcttttcaacttaaaaaatattttatttttgtagacacaagagagtctcactttgttgttcaGCAGTTTTTCAACTGAAAGAGAATGTAGCAGACCATTACAACATACATTCTCCTCCTTctctatacacacatatgcacacacacacagccgaGAGGATGAGCAAGAATAAACAGAGCTTTTCCAGGATGAGCAGTCGTACCTCTAACCTTCATAGAATATGTCCATTTCAGTACAGGTGATTTTCTGAGAACTAAATTAACAAGTGATTTAAAGTTGAAaagggaccaggcatggtggctcatgccggtaatcccagcattttaggaggctgaggccagaggatctcttgaggccaggaattcgagacaagcctggacaacaagatGAGACCCCtctatgtctacaaaaattaaataaaataatgttttaagttGAAAAGATTCATGAGCAAATGGAAATTTCTTACTATGTTGCAAACTTTGGGCTTTCTTGTTGGAGAAAGCACTGGCCCTAGCTTTAGAGCAATAATGGAGAGCCTGACTCATAACATGAGCTAATTCATGGAAGCCCCAAAAGTAAAGCCTCCTTTGTTTGACCTGCTGGGGAATAAAACCTGGAGCAGTGTCAAAATACCCCAAGAGCTACCTCCAAACTAGCAAACCATCCATCCTTGTTTCTGTTGCATTAGCCTGTGTGTTTTAGAGACAGCCAGGGTAgctcagtgagtgagtgagtgtccTTTTGAGTTCCTTCCACCCCAGTGATGTTTGACTCCAATGCTAGATTTTTATCCCTTCAGTCTcatttttgatttatatttcaccTTATTTCACATGCTTACATACGAAATGAGTGATAGCATTAGTTTAAAAGTCTGTGTGCTTTTCTTTACAGATAACATTAATAACAATAAAGCTTTGCctcattatatttatatacttatttggTCCAGGGAAATTCCacatgattaaataaaaatatgcaatcTGAGTCTCAATCAATCTAAAACTGggaaaatacatataatacacaaaataatcctaaaatcaAGGGGTATCTAAGGAGGCTGGGAAGATACGGTAAGTTCAGGTTTATATGTTTCTTTACCATTTCTATATCATATTAACAACAAATTTTATCACTTTTGTCAAGAATATGAGGAatggagagaatgagagagcaaaggggaagaggagaggagaggggaggggaggggaggggaggcctaTATGGAGTCTTCAGCTCTGGAAAATGTTTCCATTCTCGAGTAAGATCAACAGAAGCAACATTCATAACAAAGGCTATATGGAATCTTGAGCCCCGGAAAATGTTTCCATTCTCGAGTAAGATCAATAGAAGCAACATTCATAACAAAGGCCGCTGAGAATGCTTTCCCAAACAGttctatatttatttcaaaataatttcagaagagaagaaaataaaaatgaaatgtctaAGTAATTTAGGACTTCTTTTCACAGTTTTTGTTCAAAGAGATCTCTAGTTTTCAATTCTTAGGGAGATCTAGTGAATGCTGCAAACAGTTTCCTATATGCTTACCGATTCCTGCTTCAAGACCCCAACTCCCTGGGTTAAACTCACGATGATTTTGATTGACCACTTCTGTCCTCTACGTAtcagtatttatttcttttttgcagtCTCCAAGCTCTGCTTGATGTCCTCTGTATCAGGCACTTCCTTCTTCAAGAAGGAGCAAGGCTTTTAAAGCAGCTTTAAACAGACTTTCATTGACTATATGGGACTCTCCTGGGAGGTCACACTTTTACTtgtacttatattttatttcataggtTTTAAAGCCCTGGAGACCCAGCTCTTCACTCTCACCTCAGATCTGAGACGTGATGCCACACCTT includes these proteins:
- the LOC112438148 gene encoding olfactory receptor 14K1 → MTNQTQMMEFLLVRFTENWMLLRLHALLFSLIYLTAVLMNLVIILLMILDHHLHMAMYFFLRHLSFLDLCLISATVPKSILNSVASTDSIFLGCVLQLFLVVLLAGSEVGILTAMSYDRYAAICRPLHYEVVMSRGFCVQLMALSWLNRGALGLLYTAGTFPLNFYGSDELHQFFCDVPALLKLTCSKEHAIISVSVAIGVCYAFSCLVCIVVSYVYIFSAVLRISPRQRQSKAFSNCVPHLIVVTVFLVTGAVAYLKPGSDAPSILDLLVSVFYSVAPPTLNPVIYCLKNKDIKSALSKVLWNVRSSEVMKR